One Bradyrhizobium zhanjiangense DNA segment encodes these proteins:
- a CDS encoding [protein-PII] uridylyltransferase codes for MDSVAIEKKPETDDRFDTARITAAVDALAEKHEGREDTFRTAMAQLLKAELIASRAAAQAILLKDRHGRRCAERLCHVQDEIIRVLYSAATRHLYRSPIPSGAERMAVVATGGYGRGLMAPESDIDLLFILPYKQTAWGEQVAEAILYCLWDMGLKVGHATRSVDESIRQARGDMTIRTAILETRFLTGDKPLYDELVERFDKEVVQGTASEFVTAKLAEREERHRRGGQSRYLVEPNVKDGKGALRDLHTLFWIAKYVYRVRDTDELVERGVFDAQEYRSFRRCADFLWSVRCNLHFYCNRAEERLSFDLQREIAVRLGYTSHPGMQDVERFMKHYFLVAKEVGNLTAILCAKLEDQQAKPAPVLSRMMARLRPSTVKRRVPDSDDFIVDNNRINIAAPDVFKHDPVNLIRIFRLAQKNNLAFHPDAMRDVTRSLGLINGQLRENPEANRLFMEILTSNDAETVLRRMNETGVLGHFIRAFGKIVSMMQFNMYHHYTVDEHLIRCIGFLQDIERGGIEEFALASDLMRKTRPEHRAVIYIATLLHDVAKGRLEDHSIAGAKVARRLCPRLGFSPADTELVAWLIEEHLTMSTVAQSRDLSDRKTIENFAAVVQSVEQMKLLTILTTADIRGVGPGVWNGWKAQLLRSLYYETEPVLTGGFSEVDRGKRLAAAYAEFRMAFAEWPEDELDAYIGRHYPAYWLKVELPRKIRHARFVRSSEQAGHKLAINVGFDEVRGVTELTIFAADHPWLLSIIAGACASAGANIVDAQIYTTTDGRALDTISISREYDRDEDEGRRATRIGEMIEDVLEGKLRLPEVVARRTVRSKAKPFVIEPEVTINNQWSDRYTVIEVSGLDRPGLLYELTTAISKLNLNIASAHVATFGERARDVFYVTDLLGAQINAPTRQAAIKSALTHVMAGDKAVQPAA; via the coding sequence ATGGACAGCGTCGCGATTGAAAAGAAGCCAGAGACGGATGACCGCTTCGACACCGCGCGGATCACCGCCGCGGTCGATGCGCTCGCCGAAAAGCACGAGGGCCGCGAGGACACGTTCCGCACGGCCATGGCGCAATTGCTCAAGGCTGAGCTGATCGCCTCGCGCGCCGCGGCACAGGCGATCCTTTTGAAGGACCGTCACGGAAGGCGCTGCGCCGAGCGGCTGTGCCATGTCCAGGACGAGATCATCCGCGTCCTCTATTCAGCGGCAACGCGGCATCTCTACCGCTCGCCGATCCCGAGCGGCGCCGAGCGCATGGCGGTGGTGGCGACCGGCGGCTATGGCCGCGGCCTGATGGCGCCCGAATCCGACATCGATCTCTTGTTTATCCTGCCCTACAAGCAGACCGCCTGGGGCGAGCAGGTCGCCGAAGCCATCCTCTACTGCCTGTGGGACATGGGGCTGAAGGTCGGCCACGCCACCCGCTCGGTCGACGAATCGATCCGCCAGGCGCGCGGCGACATGACGATCCGCACCGCGATCCTGGAGACGCGCTTCCTGACCGGCGACAAGCCGCTCTATGACGAATTGGTCGAGCGCTTCGACAAGGAGGTGGTGCAGGGCACCGCGTCCGAATTCGTTACCGCAAAACTCGCCGAGCGCGAGGAGCGGCATCGCCGCGGCGGCCAGTCGCGCTATCTGGTCGAACCCAACGTCAAGGACGGCAAGGGCGCCCTGCGCGACCTGCACACGCTGTTCTGGATCGCCAAGTACGTCTATCGCGTCCGCGACACCGATGAGCTGGTCGAGCGCGGCGTGTTCGACGCGCAGGAATATCGCAGCTTCCGCCGCTGCGCCGATTTCCTCTGGTCGGTGCGCTGCAATCTGCATTTCTACTGCAATCGCGCCGAGGAGCGCCTCTCCTTCGACCTGCAGCGCGAGATCGCGGTCCGGCTCGGCTACACCTCGCATCCCGGCATGCAGGACGTCGAGCGCTTCATGAAGCACTACTTCCTGGTCGCCAAGGAAGTCGGCAACCTCACCGCCATCCTCTGCGCCAAGCTCGAGGACCAGCAGGCCAAGCCGGCGCCGGTGCTGAGCCGGATGATGGCGCGGCTGCGGCCCAGCACCGTGAAGCGGCGCGTGCCTGATAGCGACGACTTCATCGTCGACAACAACCGCATCAACATCGCTGCGCCCGATGTCTTCAAGCACGATCCGGTCAATTTGATCCGGATCTTCCGCCTGGCGCAGAAGAACAACCTCGCCTTTCATCCGGATGCGATGCGCGACGTGACGCGCTCGCTCGGCCTGATCAACGGGCAGCTTCGCGAGAATCCCGAGGCCAATCGGCTGTTCATGGAGATCCTGACCTCCAACGACGCCGAGACCGTGCTGCGACGGATGAACGAGACCGGCGTGCTCGGTCACTTCATCCGCGCCTTCGGCAAGATCGTCTCGATGATGCAGTTCAACATGTATCATCACTACACCGTTGACGAGCATCTGATCCGCTGCATCGGCTTCCTCCAGGACATCGAGCGCGGCGGCATCGAGGAGTTCGCGCTCGCCAGCGACCTCATGCGCAAGACGAGGCCCGAGCACCGCGCGGTGATCTACATCGCGACGCTGCTGCACGACGTCGCCAAGGGCCGGCTGGAGGATCACTCCATCGCCGGCGCCAAGGTGGCGCGGCGGCTGTGCCCGCGGCTCGGCTTCAGTCCGGCCGATACCGAGCTTGTGGCCTGGCTGATCGAGGAACACCTGACGATGTCGACGGTCGCGCAGTCGCGCGACTTGTCGGATCGCAAGACCATCGAGAATTTTGCCGCCGTGGTGCAGTCGGTCGAGCAGATGAAGCTGCTGACGATTCTCACCACCGCCGATATCCGCGGCGTCGGCCCGGGCGTGTGGAACGGCTGGAAGGCGCAGCTGCTGCGCTCGCTCTATTACGAGACCGAGCCGGTGCTGACCGGCGGCTTCTCGGAAGTCGATCGCGGCAAGCGCCTCGCGGCCGCCTACGCCGAATTCCGCATGGCCTTCGCCGAATGGCCGGAGGATGAGCTCGATGCCTATATCGGCCGGCACTATCCGGCCTATTGGCTCAAGGTCGAGCTGCCGCGCAAGATCCGCCACGCCCGCTTCGTCCGCTCCAGCGAGCAGGCCGGCCACAAGCTCGCGATCAATGTCGGCTTCGACGAGGTGCGCGGCGTCACCGAGCTCACGATCTTCGCGGCCGACCATCCCTGGCTGCTGTCGATCATCGCCGGCGCCTGCGCCTCGGCCGGCGCCAATATCGTCGACGCCCAGATCTACACCACCACCGACGGCCGCGCGCTCGATACGATCTCGATCTCCCGGGAATATGACCGCGACGAGGACGAGGGGAGGCGCGCCACGCGGATCGGCGAGATGATCGAGGACGTGCTGGAGGGCAAGCTGCGCCTGCCGGAAGTGGTGGCGCGGCGCACCGTGCGCAGCAAGGCGAAGCCCTTCGTGATCGAGCCGGAAGTGACCATCAACAACCAATGGTCCGACCGTTACACGGTGATCGAG